The genomic region GTTGGATCCCGGGATTTGTGCCGGGAATTTCAGATAGATATTTCGGGAATCCTGTCACATCCTGACAGGAATGATATTATTGGATGCTCACGCATTTTTTATCCGAATTACCGATAATTTGCGAGGGTGAAACGTGGTCAATATACCCATTGCGCGACCAGCGATAGGTCAGGAAGAGATCTCGGCAGTAACAGCGGTTCTCGAGTCCGGAATGCTCGCTGCCGGAGACAGGGTTTTGGAACTTGAGACAAAATTTGCCGATTACTGTGGCACTACGCATGCGGTGGCGATCAATAACGGGACTGCCGCTCTTCATGCTGCCCTCCTTGCCGCAGATATCGGTCCCGGGGATGAGGTAATTGTACCGTCATTCTCGTTCATTGCCACGGCATCGGCAGTCCTGATGTGCGGGGCAACGCCGATCTTCTGCGATGTCAATGACCAGACCTATACCATCAACACCGAACAGCTCGAAGAGCGGGTAACCCCGAAAACCCGGGCGGTTATCGGTGTCCATCTCTATGGCCAGCCGTTTGATGTGACGGGTGTGCAGAACGTATGCGAGCTGCACAGTCTCAAGTTAATTGAGGATGCGGCACAGGCGCATGGTGCACTCTGCAATGGCAGTAAAGTCGGAAGTTTCGGGCACTTCGGCTGCTTCTCTTTCTATGCCACCAAAAACATGATCACCGGTGAAGGGGGGATGGTTACAACAAGCGAGAAGGCGTACGCTGAGCGCCTGCGCCTGATCATCAATCACGGCCAGAGCGAGAAGTATCTTCATACCCGCCTTGGTTACAACTACCGCATGACTGATATGGCAGCGGCATTGGGCATTGTCCAGTTAAAAAAGTTAGAGAAGTTCAACCTGCGGCGCAGGAAGAATGCGGATTATTATAATGCAAACCTTTCGGTAAAAGGTCTCATCACCCCGTATGTCGCACCCGGTATGCATCATGTCTACCACCAGTACGTCATCCGTCTCACCGATGAGTTCCCGATGAAGCGCGATGCGTTTATCGATTACTTAAAGGCCAAAGGGATTGGCTCTGCAGTGCATTATCCCATACCCATCCATCGCCAGCCGTTGTTCGGGCTTGCAAATGATCCGGATCCCTGCCCGGTCTCGACCCGGCTCTCCTCGTCAGTACTAAGCCTGCCGGTCCACCCCCTGCTCGACCAGAAAGAGCTTGCCTTTATCTGTGATACGATCAACCGGGTGAAGTGAATGGATGTCGGTGTGATCGGTGTCGGGACGATGGGAAAGAACCACGTCAGGGTCTATTCCGAACTCAAAAGTGTGGATTCCGTCGGTGTTTTTGACGTAAACACTGCGGGGGCAAAGGCGATTGGAGAAAAGCACGGGGCAACGGTGTATAGTTCTGTTGCAGAATTGCTTGCGCATTCCGATGCGGTGAGCGTGTGCGTCCCCACGCAGTTTCACAAGGATGTAGTCGGGCAGGTTTTTTCTTCCCGTAAATCCGTGCTGATCGAAAAACCGATCTGTGCCACAGCTGAGGAAGCCACGCAGCTCATGCGAACCGCTCCGGAAGGGATTACCATTGGCGTTGGTCATATCGAGCGGTTCAACCCGATTGTCGAAGAAATCAGGAAGATCGTGAAAAAACCGCTGTATGTTGAGATGAAACGGCATAATCCCGCGTCAGCCCGCGTCACGGGAAGTACGGTGATCGAGGATCTGATGATCCACGATATCGATATTCTTCTTACCCTGTTCTTTAATGCCCCGTGTACCATCTCCAGTGCCGGCACCGCAGATGTATGCAGTGTGCTGATGAAATGCGGAACGGTTCCCGTGTCACTCTCTGCAAGCCGGAAATCTTCCAAGAAGATCCGCATGATCTATATCGAGGAAGAGGAGTTCACTATTGAAGGGGACTTCATGACGCAGGAAGTGACCATTTATCGCAAGCCGGGGCAGTATACGTTCGAGGCGGAACGGTACGTGCAGGAAAATATCATCGAGAAGGTGATGGTGAACAAACTCGAACCGCTCAAACGCGAGCTTGCGACGTTCATTGACTGCGTGGAAAAAGGCCGGCCTTTCCCGATCACCCCGGAACAGGCGATTCACAACCTGCGGATCTGCGAAGAGATCCAGGCAGGACTTGCGAAATAGGTATGGGGACCGGTATGACGCTTGATGCAATCCTTAAGGAAAAAGGGCCGATCAGGACCATAGGGGTACTTGGCATGGGATATGTGGGAATCCCTGCGGCTGCTCTCCTGGCCGATGTACCGCAGTACGAACGGGTGTACGGGTTCCAGCGGGATTCTCCCTCTTCCGGTTACAAGATTGCCATGCTCAACCGGGGCGAGAGCCCGCTCAAGGGTGAGGAACCGGGGCTTGAAGAGCTCTTACAAAAAGTAGTATCTGCCAAAAAATTTGTCTGCACCTCTGATTTTTCAAAGATTGCCGGACTGGATGCCGTTACCCTCTCGATCCAGACGCCGTTTCTGAACAAGGAAGACCTGCTGCCGGATTTTTCCGCATTGTTCGACGGGATAAAAAATGTCGGCCGCTATCTCCGGCCCGGTATGCTTGTCGTGCTGGAATCCACGATCACGCCCGGCACCACTACCGGGATCGCCCGCGAGCTCCTGGAAAAGGAGTCCGGGCTTACGGCGGGTGTGGATTTCGCCCTCGCCCATGCACCGGAACGGGTGATGGTGGGCAGATTGCTGCGGAATATCCGGGAGCATGACCGTATTGTGGGAGGGATTGACGACGTGAGTACGCAGAGGGCAACTGAACTGTATTCCCCCGTACTGACCCTGGGAAAAGTGATCCCGATGTCAGCAACCGCTGCGGAAGTGACCAAGACTGCGGAGAACACGTTCCGGGATCTCCAGATCGCTGCCATCAACGAACTGGCACTCTATTGCGAGGCGATGGGCATCAATGTCTACGATGTCCGGACCGGCATCGACAGTCTCAAGGGCGAAGGCATCACCCGTGCCATGCTCTGGCCGGGTGCCGGTGTCGGGGGCCACTGCCTGACCAAGGACACCTACCACCTCGAACGGGGTGCCCGGGAGCTCGGTAAAGGCACGCTTGATTACCCGGCAAACGAGCCGTCGCTCTACGTGCTTGCCCGGCACATCAATGACTTCATGCCAACCCATATGTTCCGGCTTACGAAAGATGCCCTGCAGCGTGCGGGTGTCCCGCTGAAAGGCGCAAAGGTTGCCCTTCTCGGTTGGGCGTTTTTATCCAATTCGGATGATACCCGGAATACGCCCGCAGAACCGTACCGCGATCTCCTTGTGCATGAGGGTGCGGTTGTCCCGGTCCACGATCCCTATGTAGCGGAATATCCCGGGGTGCCGATTGTTCCTTTTGTTGAGGAAGCGGTTGAGGGTGCTGATGCGATCGTGATCTTTGCCGGCCATCACCACTACCGGACCCTGAATCCTCTTGTACTTAAGCAACTGTCCGGTAAGAAGCACCCGGTTATTATTGACGGACGGAACATGGTCGACCCGGATATGTATATTAAAAATGGTTTTATTTACAAGGGAATCGGGCGGGGCGACAGGAACGGGCACGCGATTGTGGAATAAACTTTTTTTTATCCAGGACATTTTTTCGTTACAATCCGGCTTGATGTAGGGTTCTGCACTATTCCTGTACAACGCGTACCGGTGCCTGGCTGAAATGCCGGTCGAAGGTATAGATCTCATCAATGCCTTGTTGTTCCATGACAACCAGTGCCAGGGCATCGTTAACGCTAATGGAATATTTTTGTGCCAGCCGGGCACTCTCCCGGTAGTTGTCAGCGGAGACCGGCTGGACAATAATCGAGGGCTTTGACAGGAGTGCGGAGACGAGATCGCAGGAAAACTTAAAGCCCGCCGCATCTTCGCAAACATTTGCCACTTCGCTGAGGTGCACGGTCGTGGTCGTGACCGGTTCACCGGCATTTACCCGCAGGAAAATCTCTTTTGCTGCAGTTTTTCTTGTTAAGACCGCTTCCGGAAGCGCTGTTTTTGGCTTGAGGACTGCATAGATGAATACGTTTGCATCAATGAACCGCATCTTTTCTCAGTTCCTTGCGCAGGGCGTGATAATCGTCAAAATGTTTACCTTCAACTTCGACCGCGTCAACAAATCGCGCAAGATCGGTATCAGCCGGGCGGATCTCAAGCCGGTCATCCTCATCGATGATCATGACATTATTTGTTTTCAGCCGGTTCCGCCATGCCTTTGGCAGGATGATCCGGCCCTGTGCATCAACCTGCTTAATCTCCACTTTTGTCATAATTCACCAGAATTACTGCACATTCCCAGAATATTAATTTTCTTCCAACTTTTCGAATCTATTGATATAAATGAGTAATCCGATATTATCCATGATTTTTATTCTGGAAGCTGATACGCCTATACTCCCGATTGCGATGAACGCCGCCGCCCCCGAAGGGGCGCCCCCGCGGCGGTTTCAATGACTAAAAGAATCAAACCGCCTTGCCCCGCCGTGCCTCGGAGAGGTCCTGAGGCGTGGAACCCTCCTTAATGCTGCCAAGCTCAAACAACCCAATGATTACGATCATGAGTCAATTCCGATTAAATTCCGGCAAGCCTTTTACAAAAAAATCAAGATCCGTTTCGCACAAAAAAATTTTCAATCAAGCTTTGAAATTTTTTTTTCAATCGACCTATCAGCCCCTGCCTGGAATTTTTTAACCAGACCTTGATTTTATTTCCGGCCCCTCACCCCGGAGAAAATGATTTGTTGTTAGATAATTATCCAACAGTTGGATAATTATCCAACAGTTGGCAGCTTTACTAACACCCTCGTACCTTGATTGAAAATTTTTCAGCAGACTTCGATTGAAAAAAATTTTGTTTTACCCTTTCTGGAGAGCCGTCCGGACAAGCGTATTGGTTGCCGGATCCGCAAAAAACCGGAATGCAATTTCGCCACTATCAGTTATGCGGTACGATTTTTCCCGCTTCGTCTCTTCCGATACCCGTTCCTCCACAAGCCCCGCTTCTTCCAGCGTCCGCATCAGGGTCGATAATGTACCGTGCGTCAGTTCTGCGGCGGGTTTCCTCCCGCGCCGGTAGTGGACCGGCGGGGGTACGGGATCGCCGGGTTTTACCTTCTTCGTGCGGGACGGGACATAGTACGGCCAGAGCTGCTTGTAGATGTAGTCCCGGGATGTCCATTCGTGCATCCCCGGTATCGCGTCCTTCCGTATGGTGCGGAGCAGCAGCGCAAGGATTGCTGGGTAATTGGGGTTTTCCATCATGCTTCGGACTGACCGTTCCGGCAGCGGGACGTTCCGGGGCGTCTTCTCATCGAAGGCGGAATAGACCTGTGCGCCAAGCCAGGGTCCGAACGAGAGGAGCGCCGTGCAGAGGGGCGTGGACCCGCCCGAGATATCGAACGTGTACCGGGCGGTGGGG from Methanoregula sp. harbors:
- a CDS encoding DegT/DnrJ/EryC1/StrS family aminotransferase; this encodes MVNIPIARPAIGQEEISAVTAVLESGMLAAGDRVLELETKFADYCGTTHAVAINNGTAALHAALLAADIGPGDEVIVPSFSFIATASAVLMCGATPIFCDVNDQTYTINTEQLEERVTPKTRAVIGVHLYGQPFDVTGVQNVCELHSLKLIEDAAQAHGALCNGSKVGSFGHFGCFSFYATKNMITGEGGMVTTSEKAYAERLRLIINHGQSEKYLHTRLGYNYRMTDMAAALGIVQLKKLEKFNLRRRKNADYYNANLSVKGLITPYVAPGMHHVYHQYVIRLTDEFPMKRDAFIDYLKAKGIGSAVHYPIPIHRQPLFGLANDPDPCPVSTRLSSSVLSLPVHPLLDQKELAFICDTINRVK
- a CDS encoding Gfo/Idh/MocA family oxidoreductase, with protein sequence MDVGVIGVGTMGKNHVRVYSELKSVDSVGVFDVNTAGAKAIGEKHGATVYSSVAELLAHSDAVSVCVPTQFHKDVVGQVFSSRKSVLIEKPICATAEEATQLMRTAPEGITIGVGHIERFNPIVEEIRKIVKKPLYVEMKRHNPASARVTGSTVIEDLMIHDIDILLTLFFNAPCTISSAGTADVCSVLMKCGTVPVSLSASRKSSKKIRMIYIEEEEFTIEGDFMTQEVTIYRKPGQYTFEAERYVQENIIEKVMVNKLEPLKRELATFIDCVEKGRPFPITPEQAIHNLRICEEIQAGLAK
- a CDS encoding nucleotide sugar dehydrogenase, translated to MTLDAILKEKGPIRTIGVLGMGYVGIPAAALLADVPQYERVYGFQRDSPSSGYKIAMLNRGESPLKGEEPGLEELLQKVVSAKKFVCTSDFSKIAGLDAVTLSIQTPFLNKEDLLPDFSALFDGIKNVGRYLRPGMLVVLESTITPGTTTGIARELLEKESGLTAGVDFALAHAPERVMVGRLLRNIREHDRIVGGIDDVSTQRATELYSPVLTLGKVIPMSATAAEVTKTAENTFRDLQIAAINELALYCEAMGINVYDVRTGIDSLKGEGITRAMLWPGAGVGGHCLTKDTYHLERGARELGKGTLDYPANEPSLYVLARHINDFMPTHMFRLTKDALQRAGVPLKGAKVALLGWAFLSNSDDTRNTPAEPYRDLLVHEGAVVPVHDPYVAEYPGVPIVPFVEEAVEGADAIVIFAGHHHYRTLNPLVLKQLSGKKHPVIIDGRNMVDPDMYIKNGFIYKGIGRGDRNGHAIVE
- a CDS encoding type II toxin-antitoxin system VapC family toxin, whose amino-acid sequence is MRFIDANVFIYAVLKPKTALPEAVLTRKTAAKEIFLRVNAGEPVTTTTVHLSEVANVCEDAAGFKFSCDLVSALLSKPSIIVQPVSADNYRESARLAQKYSISVNDALALVVMEQQGIDEIYTFDRHFSQAPVRVVQE
- a CDS encoding AbrB/MazE/SpoVT family DNA-binding domain-containing protein, whose amino-acid sequence is MTKVEIKQVDAQGRIILPKAWRNRLKTNNVMIIDEDDRLEIRPADTDLARFVDAVEVEGKHFDDYHALRKELRKDAVH
- a CDS encoding helix-turn-helix transcriptional regulator translates to MPTGEHVHIISAGENIHTTYPATFRELPTITRTYVLADSTVYEISSSPATEKERVAIRNAVTAVKEVSASLSIPFSRELVYPPAYPSVRDILTKIHREFPTARYTFDISGGSTPLCTALLSFGPWLGAQVYSAFDEKTPRNVPLPERSVRSMMENPNYPAILALLLRTIRKDAIPGMHEWTSRDYIYKQLWPYYVPSRTKKVKPGDPVPPPVHYRRGRKPAAELTHGTLSTLMRTLEEAGLVEERVSEETKREKSYRITDSGEIAFRFFADPATNTLVRTALQKG